From a single Fusobacterium ulcerans ATCC 49185 genomic region:
- a CDS encoding adhesion protein FadA encodes MKKILLGCLLVVSVTAFAATDVMVTLEQLEQNFQQLEAEERAMYDQRKAEAETAEKVLAEQKATYQQIIAQERRIADVKEFRYYKGQYNQLAKKYSDAKRTLEDEMKKQEEIIYMFEIMK; translated from the coding sequence ATGAAAAAAATATTATTAGGGTGTCTATTAGTGGTATCTGTAACAGCTTTTGCAGCAACAGATGTTATGGTAACACTTGAGCAGCTTGAACAAAATTTTCAACAGTTGGAAGCTGAAGAAAGAGCTATGTATGACCAAAGGAAAGCAGAGGCAGAAACAGCTGAAAAAGTACTAGCAGAGCAAAAAGCAACATACCAACAAATAATAGCTCAGGAAAGACGTATAGCAGATGTAAAAGAATTTAGATATTATAAAGGACAGTATAATCAGCTTGCAAAAAAATATTCTGATGCAAAAAGAACCTTAGAAGATGAAATGAAAAAACAGGAAGAAATAATTTATATGTTTGAAATAATGAAATAG
- a CDS encoding TrkA C-terminal domain-containing protein: protein MKNEIIDEVPIYQKIAIDIAKKIINGKYSLGEKLSGRSTLATEYRVSPETIRKSVYILKEFDILNISKGSGIEIKSIENAIRYMEQYGESQTIDSIKKDIHDWVKRQKKENEKLLNSITKLLEITDKFEAVNPFTPFAIRITPSMNFIGKTSAEVMFWNHTGATIFAIKHGEKTILSPGPQTVFQEGDILYFIGDEQSYDRVKNFFTSAIQS, encoded by the coding sequence ATGAAAAATGAGATCATCGATGAAGTTCCTATCTATCAGAAAATTGCAATCGATATTGCAAAAAAAATAATAAATGGAAAATATAGTCTTGGCGAAAAACTTTCTGGAAGATCTACTCTTGCTACTGAATATAGAGTTTCCCCAGAAACTATTCGTAAATCTGTATATATTTTGAAAGAATTTGACATATTGAATATTTCTAAAGGAAGTGGAATAGAAATAAAATCTATTGAAAATGCTATCAGATATATGGAACAATATGGAGAAAGCCAAACTATTGATAGCATAAAAAAAGATATTCATGACTGGGTAAAAAGGCAGAAAAAAGAAAATGAAAAACTTCTAAACAGTATAACAAAACTTTTAGAAATCACAGATAAATTTGAAGCTGTAAATCCTTTTACACCTTTTGCTATACGTATTACTCCCAGTATGAATTTTATAGGAAAAACAAGTGCTGAAGTAATGTTTTGGAATCATACTGGAGCTACTATATTTGCTATTAAGCATGGTGAAAAAACTATTCTTTCACCAGGACCGCAAACTGTTTTTCAAGAAGGAGATATCCTTTATTTCATAGGAGATGAACAATCTTATGACAGAGTTAAAAATTTTTTTACTAGTGCTATTCAAAGCTAA
- the htpG gene encoding molecular chaperone HtpG, producing MRKESKVFQAETKELLNLMINSIYTNKEIFLRELVSNASDAIDKLKFNSLTDSEILGEDKDFKITLSVNKDKKELTITDNGIGMTYDEVAENIGTIAKSGSKAFKEKLENASKDEIDIIGQFGVGFYSGFMVADTITLVTKSPYSDKGVKWISSGDGSYEIEEIELEKRGTSITLSIKSGEDFDSFLEEWKIKDLVKKYSDYVRYPIYFNDEVINSTKPIWKTDKSTLKDEDYNEFYKSNFHDWEDPMMHFHLKVQGNIEYTSLLYVPKKAPIDFYTKDYKKGLQLYTKNVFIMDKCDELIPEYFSFIKGLVDCDNLSLNISREILQQNSELQAISRNLEKKIISEFEKLLKTDRDKYIEFWEAFGRNIKFGIHDMFGMNKDKLQNLLIFRSSLDEKYVTLKEYTECMGDRKEILYVVGEDLATVTSLPKMEALKEKGMEVLLLTDKIDEFALKTMMEYDGKSFKSINDSDFKIDDSKEKEEEIKKLSEENKTLLDKIKEALSNKIVDVELSNDLGKAASSLLAKGNVSLEMEKVLSQIPGNEGVKAEKILALNPEHPVFKKLQSSENTETFNDLLDVLYTEALILEGFQIENPVDFIKKLNNLIK from the coding sequence ATGAGAAAAGAATCAAAAGTGTTTCAGGCAGAAACAAAAGAATTACTTAACTTAATGATAAATTCTATCTACACAAATAAAGAAATATTTTTAAGAGAACTTGTGTCAAATGCAAGTGATGCAATTGATAAGTTAAAATTTAATTCTCTTACTGATAGTGAAATATTAGGTGAAGATAAAGATTTTAAAATAACATTATCAGTGAATAAAGACAAAAAAGAATTGACTATAACAGACAATGGTATAGGAATGACTTATGATGAAGTAGCAGAGAATATAGGAACTATTGCTAAATCAGGTTCTAAAGCTTTCAAAGAAAAATTGGAAAATGCTTCAAAAGATGAAATAGACATTATTGGACAATTTGGAGTAGGTTTCTATTCTGGATTTATGGTTGCTGATACTATTACTCTTGTTACTAAATCTCCTTACTCTGATAAAGGAGTAAAATGGATATCTTCTGGAGATGGTTCTTATGAAATTGAAGAAATTGAATTAGAAAAAAGAGGTACATCTATCACTCTTTCTATAAAATCAGGAGAAGACTTTGATAGCTTCCTTGAAGAGTGGAAAATAAAAGACCTTGTTAAAAAATATTCTGATTATGTAAGATACCCAATCTATTTTAATGATGAAGTAATTAACTCTACAAAACCTATATGGAAAACTGATAAATCGACTTTAAAAGATGAAGATTATAATGAATTTTATAAATCTAATTTTCATGACTGGGAAGATCCAATGATGCATTTTCATTTAAAAGTGCAAGGAAATATTGAGTATACTTCACTTTTATATGTCCCTAAAAAAGCTCCTATAGATTTTTATACAAAGGATTACAAAAAAGGACTTCAGCTTTATACTAAAAATGTATTTATAATGGATAAGTGTGATGAATTAATTCCAGAATATTTTAGTTTTATTAAAGGCCTTGTAGATTGCGACAATCTTTCACTTAATATATCAAGAGAGATTTTACAACAAAATAGTGAACTTCAAGCTATCTCTAGAAACCTTGAAAAGAAAATAATAAGTGAATTTGAAAAACTTTTAAAAACTGATAGAGACAAATATATAGAATTCTGGGAAGCCTTTGGAAGAAATATAAAATTTGGTATCCATGATATGTTTGGAATGAATAAAGATAAACTTCAAAACCTTCTTATCTTCAGAAGTTCTCTTGATGAAAAGTATGTTACCCTAAAAGAATATACAGAATGTATGGGTGATAGAAAGGAAATTCTTTATGTAGTAGGAGAAGATTTAGCTACTGTTACTTCTCTTCCTAAAATGGAAGCACTAAAAGAAAAAGGAATGGAAGTTCTTTTGCTTACAGATAAAATAGATGAATTTGCCCTAAAAACTATGATGGAATATGATGGTAAATCATTTAAATCTATCAATGATTCAGATTTCAAAATTGATGACAGTAAGGAAAAAGAAGAAGAAATTAAAAAACTTTCAGAAGAAAATAAAACACTTCTTGATAAAATAAAAGAAGCACTGTCAAATAAAATAGTTGATGTTGAACTTAGCAATGATTTAGGGAAAGCTGCCTCTTCTCTTTTGGCAAAGGGAAATGTTTCATTAGAAATGGAAAAAGTACTTTCTCAAATACCTGGAAATGAAGGGGTAAAAGCTGAAAAAATACTTGCTTTAAATCCTGAACATCCTGTATTTAAAAAACTTCAATCTTCTGAAAATACAGAAACTTTCAACGATCTTCTTGATGTATTATATACTGAAGCATTGATATTAGAAGGATTCCAAATAGAAAATCCTGTAGATTTCATAAAAAAATTAAACAATCTTATTAAATAA
- the mgtE gene encoding magnesium transporter, which produces MENVLFFLKNNQLAKLKESLMEENPVDIAELLEDLTKEQSLKIFRILPKDTSAEVFSYLSSEKQQEIVENITDEEICHIIDEMFIDDTVDFIEEMPANIVDKILQNTSSDTRKLINQFLKYPENSAGSVMTVEYVSLKSDMNIGQALNHIKKVGIDNETIDICYIIDNQRKLVGFISLKSLIFLDDILPLVDAMETNVISAVTTDDQEFIASQFRKYDLTSMPVVDNEGRLVGIITIDDVVDVIDQENTEDFQKMAAMNPSDEEYLKESVFSLAKHRIIWLLVLMISATATGTIIRRYEEVLQSVVILAAFIPMLMDTGGNAGSQSSTLIIRGIALGEIQIKDVGKILWKEFRVSLIVGVTLAAVNFLRIYFIDRAGLTISLVVCASLLFTVVIAKVVGGVLPLMAKALKLDPAIMASPLITTIVDACALVVYFGLSTHFLNLA; this is translated from the coding sequence ATGGAAAATGTTTTGTTTTTCCTAAAAAATAATCAATTAGCAAAATTGAAAGAATCACTTATGGAAGAAAACCCAGTAGATATTGCAGAACTTCTTGAAGATCTTACTAAAGAACAAAGCCTTAAAATATTTAGAATTCTTCCTAAAGATACTTCAGCAGAAGTATTTTCATATCTTTCTTCAGAGAAACAACAGGAAATTGTTGAAAATATAACAGATGAAGAAATATGTCATATAATTGATGAAATGTTTATTGATGACACTGTAGACTTCATTGAAGAAATGCCTGCAAATATTGTAGATAAAATATTGCAGAATACTTCTTCAGACACCAGAAAATTAATCAACCAGTTTCTAAAATACCCTGAAAACAGTGCTGGTAGTGTAATGACAGTGGAATATGTTTCTCTAAAGAGCGATATGAATATTGGACAGGCTTTAAATCATATAAAAAAAGTAGGTATTGATAATGAAACCATTGATATATGCTATATTATTGATAATCAAAGAAAGCTTGTTGGATTTATTTCACTAAAAAGTCTTATTTTCTTAGATGATATACTTCCTTTGGTTGATGCAATGGAAACTAATGTTATTAGTGCTGTTACTACTGATGATCAGGAATTTATTGCTTCTCAATTCAGAAAATATGACCTTACATCTATGCCAGTAGTTGATAATGAAGGAAGACTTGTTGGTATTATTACTATTGATGATGTGGTAGATGTCATTGATCAAGAAAATACAGAAGATTTTCAAAAGATGGCTGCTATGAACCCATCAGATGAAGAATATTTGAAAGAATCTGTATTTTCTCTTGCAAAACATAGAATCATATGGCTTTTGGTGCTTATGATTTCTGCCACTGCTACTGGTACTATCATAAGAAGATATGAAGAAGTACTTCAATCTGTTGTTATTCTAGCTGCATTTATTCCCATGTTAATGGATACTGGAGGAAATGCAGGTTCACAATCTTCTACTTTAATTATCAGAGGAATAGCTCTTGGAGAAATACAAATTAAAGATGTTGGAAAAATACTTTGGAAAGAATTTAGAGTAAGTTTGATAGTCGGGGTCACTCTAGCTGCTGTAAATTTTTTAAGAATATATTTTATAGATAGAGCTGGTCTTACTATTTCATTAGTGGTGTGTGCAAGCTTGTTATTCACAGTTGTAATAGCTAAAGTTGTTGGAGGAGTCCTTCCACTGATGGCAAAAGCACTTAAACTTGATCCTGCTATTATGGCAAGTCCATTGATCACTACAATAGTAGATGCTTGTGCATTAGTAGTTTATTTTGGATTATCAACTCATTTTTTAAATCTTGCATAA
- the rsmB gene encoding 16S rRNA (cytosine(967)-C(5))-methyltransferase RsmB → MNVKQRAIGLIQEVENGKYSNIALNDYFRENTLNRKERGFITELFYGVIRKKIFLDYEINKRVSTIKKDWIKNLLRISIYQITFMKSDNKGVVWEASELAKKKFGVPVGKFVNGVLRGYLREMEDDIKELRETDKLDILLSYPRWFYEKIKEEYREEAELFLESLKKIPYISFRVNTLKYSEKEFEELLSSKEIEIIKKVDTVYYVDSGILLYSNEFKEGKIIVQDASSYLSAKNLNPNEQDLVLDTCSAPGGKTAVLGELMGNKGELLALDIYPHKLKLIEENCKKLGIDIVKPIKMDARKLNQQGKKFDKILVDAPCSGYGVLRKKPEAIYNKTAENIELLSELQFEILESASQVLKDEGELVYSTCTILKEENTENIKKFLKKYPEFETAEIYIPENVKGTYDEVGGFTIDYNEDILDGFYIAKIRKKR, encoded by the coding sequence GTGAATGTAAAGCAAAGAGCCATTGGGCTTATACAAGAAGTTGAAAATGGAAAATATTCCAATATAGCTTTAAATGATTATTTTAGAGAAAATACTCTAAACAGAAAAGAGAGAGGCTTTATAACAGAACTTTTTTATGGGGTAATAAGAAAAAAAATATTTTTAGATTATGAAATAAATAAAAGGGTAAGTACAATAAAAAAAGATTGGATAAAAAATCTTCTTAGAATATCTATATACCAGATTACTTTCATGAAGAGTGATAATAAGGGAGTAGTGTGGGAAGCTTCTGAACTTGCTAAGAAAAAATTTGGTGTTCCAGTAGGTAAATTTGTAAATGGAGTATTGAGAGGATATTTAAGAGAAATGGAGGATGATATAAAAGAATTGAGAGAAACAGATAAGCTTGATATTCTTTTATCATATCCTAGATGGTTTTATGAGAAAATAAAAGAAGAATACAGAGAAGAAGCTGAATTGTTTTTAGAGTCTTTAAAAAAGATACCATATATAAGTTTTAGAGTAAATACCTTAAAGTATAGTGAAAAAGAGTTTGAAGAGTTACTTTCAAGTAAAGAGATAGAAATAATAAAAAAAGTGGATACAGTATATTATGTGGATTCAGGAATATTACTATATAGCAATGAATTTAAAGAGGGGAAAATAATAGTACAGGATGCCTCATCTTATCTTTCAGCTAAAAATTTAAATCCAAATGAACAAGATTTAGTTTTAGATACTTGCAGTGCTCCTGGAGGAAAGACAGCAGTACTTGGTGAGTTAATGGGAAATAAAGGAGAGCTTTTAGCTTTGGATATTTATCCTCATAAATTAAAACTAATAGAAGAAAATTGTAAAAAATTGGGAATAGATATAGTTAAACCTATAAAAATGGATGCAAGGAAATTAAATCAGCAGGGGAAAAAGTTTGATAAAATATTAGTAGATGCTCCATGCAGCGGTTATGGTGTACTTAGAAAAAAACCTGAAGCTATATACAATAAAACTGCTGAAAATATAGAATTATTATCAGAATTACAATTTGAAATACTTGAGTCAGCTTCACAAGTTCTTAAAGATGAAGGAGAGTTGGTATATAGTACTTGTACTATTTTAAAAGAAGAAAACACAGAAAATATAAAGAAATTTTTAAAAAAATATCCAGAATTTGAAACAGCAGAAATATATATCCCTGAAAATGTAAAAGGGACTTATGATGAGGTTGGTGGATTTACAATTGACTATAATGAAGATATTTTAGATGGATTCTATATTGCAAAAATTAGAAAAAAGAGGTAA
- a CDS encoding O-methyltransferase — MLEELKEANEYIVGKIKEKDELILEMEAYAHEYNVPIVTKEVAEYLKFLIKSYKTKNILEIGTAIGYSGILMAKEIKEDNGKLYTIEIDEERYNLAQENFKKSGLNNIISIKGDALEEVKKIEDRFDFVFIDASKGHYMDFFEDSYKLLNDGGIVFIDNIMFRGYLYKEYPKRFKTIVKRLDSFIDYLYKKEGKFVLLPFGDGVGLYYKQREKV; from the coding sequence ATGTTAGAAGAATTAAAAGAAGCTAATGAATATATAGTAGGGAAGATTAAAGAGAAAGATGAATTGATACTTGAGATGGAAGCATATGCACATGAGTATAATGTTCCTATTGTAACAAAAGAGGTAGCTGAATATTTAAAATTCTTAATAAAAAGTTATAAAACAAAAAATATTTTAGAAATTGGAACAGCTATAGGCTATTCTGGAATACTTATGGCTAAAGAAATAAAGGAAGATAATGGAAAACTATATACTATTGAAATAGATGAAGAGAGATATAATCTTGCTCAAGAAAATTTTAAAAAATCTGGATTGAATAATATCATTTCTATTAAGGGTGATGCTTTAGAAGAAGTAAAAAAAATAGAGGATAGATTTGATTTTGTATTTATAGATGCTTCAAAAGGTCATTATATGGACTTTTTTGAAGATTCATATAAATTGTTGAATGATGGAGGAATAGTATTTATTGATAATATAATGTTTAGGGGATATTTGTATAAAGAGTACCCAAAGAGGTTTAAAACTATAGTGAAAAGATTAGATAGTTTTATAGATTATCTTTATAAAAAAGAAGGGAAATTTGTTTTGCTTCCTTTTGGTGATGGTGTTGGTCTTTATTATAAGCAAAGAGAAAAAGTGTGA
- a CDS encoding amidohydrolase family protein, giving the protein MKIAVNNGILIDPKNKIFEKMNLLIENGKIKELSFDKLFGDQELDCQGLYISPGFIDIHMHEDPIKNGKIKINIFEKMLKMGVTTAIGGNCGIGPNNIKEYLDTVEKGNPVNFGLFLPHSILREYIGANDRYENLESKDIEKMYQYGKKLIKENDLFGISFGIEYVPGIDFNELVTLSGLGKNRIISAHLRNDGSDVFEALEEFLEVGNYVKAHLQISHIGSMAGYGQMDKFLSILKEKRDKGINVSCDCYPYAAFSTHIGSAVFDNDYIQKHEMEYNCLEIMEGKYKGQRCTEELFNILRKKIPDTLVTGHMMLEKDIETALKDSNTIIISDGILGSEGNGHPRAAGTFPRFISKYVRDKKIMSLYEGIEKITSHPAEILKLNKGSLGIGDDADITIFSLEEMEDKATFVDSTLSPTGIKYVIINGETALKDGKVINSKLGKTVKYPKL; this is encoded by the coding sequence ATGAAAATAGCTGTGAATAATGGAATTTTAATAGATCCTAAAAATAAAATATTTGAAAAAATGAATCTCCTTATAGAAAATGGAAAAATAAAAGAACTATCATTTGACAAATTATTTGGAGATCAGGAATTGGATTGCCAAGGATTGTATATATCTCCTGGATTTATTGATATACATATGCATGAAGATCCTATAAAAAATGGAAAAATCAAAATAAATATATTTGAAAAAATGTTGAAAATGGGTGTCACTACTGCTATTGGAGGAAATTGTGGAATTGGCCCAAACAATATAAAAGAATATTTAGATACAGTTGAAAAAGGGAATCCAGTAAATTTTGGTCTTTTTCTTCCACATAGTATACTTAGAGAATATATTGGAGCAAATGATAGATATGAAAATCTAGAAAGCAAAGATATTGAAAAAATGTATCAGTATGGTAAAAAACTTATTAAAGAAAATGATCTGTTTGGAATAAGTTTTGGAATAGAATATGTTCCAGGAATAGATTTTAATGAATTAGTCACTTTGTCTGGTCTTGGAAAAAATAGAATAATCAGTGCTCATCTTAGAAATGATGGTTCAGATGTATTTGAAGCTTTAGAAGAATTTTTAGAAGTTGGAAATTATGTAAAAGCTCATCTACAAATTTCACATATAGGAAGTATGGCTGGTTATGGACAAATGGATAAATTTCTTTCTATTCTAAAGGAGAAGAGAGATAAAGGAATTAATGTTTCTTGCGATTGTTATCCTTATGCTGCTTTCAGCACTCATATAGGGTCAGCTGTATTTGATAATGATTATATACAAAAACATGAAATGGAATATAATTGTTTAGAAATCATGGAAGGAAAATACAAGGGTCAAAGATGTACTGAAGAATTATTTAATATTCTTAGAAAAAAAATTCCTGACACTCTTGTTACAGGCCATATGATGCTGGAAAAAGATATAGAAACAGCTCTAAAAGATTCTAATACTATAATTATAAGTGATGGAATATTGGGAAGCGAGGGAAATGGGCATCCTAGAGCAGCTGGTACTTTCCCAAGATTTATCTCAAAATATGTGAGAGATAAAAAAATTATGTCACTGTATGAAGGAATAGAAAAAATAACTTCACATCCTGCTGAAATATTAAAATTAAACAAAGGAAGTTTAGGTATTGGAGATGATGCTGATATCACAATTTTCTCTTTGGAAGAGATGGAAGATAAAGCTACATTTGTAGATAGTACCCTTTCTCCTACAGGAATAAAATATGTTATTATCAATGGTGAAACAGCATTAAAAGATGGAAAGGTTATCAATTCAAAGCTTGGAAAGACAGTTAAGTATCCAAAATTATAA
- a CDS encoding glucose 1-dehydrogenase, with product MKIIEQYDLKGKVAIITGAGDGIGKASALKLAEAGADVVCSDLDIEKARETAKEAAVFGVKALAVKCNVTIEEDLKSLVDETIKSFGKVNILVNNAGGGGGGREKLEELTLDYISFIYKLNVFSIFTLMKLCAPYMRKDNYGSIINISSMASNMVSPNMSVYGSSKAAINQLTKYAALDLGPEIRVNAIGPGAIKTKALASVLTSEIEKKMLAKTPIKRLGEVNDIAMAVLYFASPASSWTSGQILFVNGGGIQELD from the coding sequence ATGAAAATTATAGAGCAGTATGACTTAAAAGGAAAAGTTGCAATTATAACAGGAGCTGGAGATGGAATAGGAAAGGCTTCTGCCCTAAAATTGGCTGAAGCTGGAGCTGATGTAGTATGCAGTGATTTAGATATTGAAAAAGCCAGGGAAACAGCTAAGGAAGCTGCAGTATTTGGAGTGAAAGCATTAGCTGTAAAATGCAATGTGACAATAGAAGAGGACTTGAAAAGCCTTGTAGATGAAACTATAAAGAGTTTTGGAAAAGTTAATATATTAGTAAATAATGCTGGTGGAGGTGGTGGAGGAAGGGAAAAACTAGAAGAGTTAACTCTGGACTACATAAGTTTTATATATAAACTTAATGTATTTAGCATTTTTACTCTTATGAAACTTTGTGCTCCATACATGAGAAAAGATAATTATGGTTCAATAATAAATATAAGTTCAATGGCAAGTAATATGGTAAGTCCAAATATGAGTGTATATGGAAGTTCAAAAGCTGCAATAAATCAGCTTACAAAATATGCAGCTCTTGATTTGGGACCTGAAATCAGAGTTAATGCAATAGGTCCAGGAGCAATAAAAACAAAAGCATTAGCATCAGTTCTTACATCTGAAATAGAGAAAAAAATGCTGGCTAAAACTCCAATAAAAAGATTGGGAGAAGTGAATGATATAGCCATGGCAGTATTGTATTTTGCAAGTCCAGCTTCAAGTTGGACGAGTGGGCAGATACTTTTTGTAAATGGAGGGGGAATTCAGGAACTAGATTAA
- a CDS encoding Dps family protein: MKKKQEELIYQMNKFLANLHIFKTIVHNYHWNLKGEHFFTIHPMLDGVMSETDEHIDEVAERILMIGGRPFASLKVYLEHSMLQEIESKPYTGVEAVKGILENFKLLLDEMNVALKMAEDVEDQETADLFTGIGAAYQKHIWMYTAWMTK, translated from the coding sequence ATGAAAAAGAAACAAGAAGAATTAATTTATCAAATGAACAAATTTTTAGCTAATTTACATATTTTTAAAACTATAGTGCATAATTACCACTGGAATTTAAAAGGAGAACATTTTTTCACTATACATCCAATGCTTGATGGAGTAATGTCTGAAACTGATGAACACATAGATGAAGTAGCAGAAAGAATATTAATGATAGGAGGAAGACCTTTTGCTTCTCTTAAAGTATACTTAGAACATTCTATGCTTCAAGAAATAGAATCAAAACCATATACAGGAGTAGAAGCAGTAAAAGGAATACTTGAAAACTTTAAACTCCTTTTAGATGAAATGAATGTAGCATTAAAAATGGCTGAAGATGTTGAAGATCAAGAAACAGCAGACTTATTTACAGGAATAGGAGCAGCTTACCAAAAACATATTTGGATGTACACTGCTTGGATGACTAAATAG
- a CDS encoding branched-chain amino acid transporter permease: protein MRLTVEQEIITVAMVVLGTLFTRFLPFIIFPANKPTPKYIQYLGKVLPFAVIGMLVVYCLKGVSVVSFPYGLPEFISIGGIVILHRWKKNMLLSIGGGTILYMILIQYIF from the coding sequence ATGAGACTTACAGTAGAACAAGAAATAATAACTGTGGCTATGGTAGTACTTGGAACTCTTTTTACAAGATTTCTTCCTTTTATAATTTTCCCTGCTAATAAACCTACCCCAAAATATATACAATATTTAGGAAAAGTACTTCCATTTGCTGTAATAGGAATGCTGGTTGTCTATTGTTTGAAAGGAGTTTCAGTTGTTTCATTTCCTTATGGACTTCCTGAATTTATTTCCATTGGTGGGATAGTAATATTGCACAGATGGAAAAAGAATATGCTTTTGTCTATTGGAGGAGGAACTATTCTATATATGATACTTATTCAATATATTTTTTAA
- a CDS encoding AzlC family ABC transporter permease, with protein MNTKSKAFKAAFPHTIPICAGFTFLGLAYGIYMNKMGFSFVYPMLMSLTIFAGSMEFITANLLVSVFDPLNAFLLAVMVNARHLFYGVSMLEKYRGTGKKKLYLIFGMCDESFSINCTADIPEEIDKGWFMFFVTLLNYAYWVSGATLGGILGSFINFNTKGIDFVMTALFVVIFLSQWDSQKDHLPAIIGVLASIACLLVFGMENFIIPSMIAILISLTLSRKKLEKEEIK; from the coding sequence ATGAACACAAAATCAAAAGCATTCAAAGCCGCTTTTCCACATACGATTCCTATTTGTGCTGGTTTTACATTTCTGGGATTAGCCTATGGAATATATATGAATAAGATGGGGTTTTCTTTTGTTTATCCAATGCTTATGAGCCTTACTATCTTTGCAGGATCTATGGAATTTATAACTGCTAATCTTTTAGTATCAGTTTTTGATCCACTAAATGCTTTTTTATTAGCTGTTATGGTTAATGCAAGACATCTTTTTTATGGAGTATCTATGTTGGAAAAATACAGAGGAACTGGAAAGAAGAAACTGTACTTAATATTTGGAATGTGTGATGAATCCTTTTCCATTAATTGTACTGCAGATATTCCTGAAGAAATAGATAAAGGGTGGTTTATGTTTTTTGTTACTCTTTTAAATTATGCTTATTGGGTATCTGGAGCTACTTTAGGGGGAATCTTAGGTTCCTTTATAAATTTTAATACAAAAGGAATAGATTTTGTAATGACTGCTCTTTTTGTTGTTATATTCCTTAGTCAATGGGATTCTCAAAAAGATCATCTTCCAGCTATAATAGGAGTTTTAGCTTCTATTGCATGTCTTCTTGTATTTGGAATGGAAAATTTTATCATTCCATCAATGATAGCTATACTTATTTCACTTACATTGAGCAGAAAGAAGCTTGAGAAGGAGGAAATTAAATGA